Proteins from a genomic interval of Prionailurus viverrinus isolate Anna chromosome F2, UM_Priviv_1.0, whole genome shotgun sequence:
- the CCDC166 gene encoding coiled-coil domain-containing protein 166: MAPKKKLGTSAGRRPGAAGDGAEPPLSERAQYLQREYTLLSEQLDACEARVDQVLQENAFLDREALRLREENRLYASYMSARAQRCAHAVVRLEEQNRVDLTQIHGQRAELEALYRGRENGVRAQLLEMEARAARMARQVQELQPYKELQLEQLARIRALERELLHMRVDHTQLLHRVKRRFLEDKAAFEREARQRVQSLGRRAEREAARALVAHTQAIKADNARLRQELLRLLRWAQLLHDTRRQLLEQREQLRREHEDTWDLARVHGWLRRGPGGPPLWRPPPPPPPPARPASHQGSLAASTAPSRGASQTPTWLPRVGSRAPSQAPSREGSGASFQAPLRAGSHFLASTPSHPGSRVASSTPSRPGSRVPSSVPSRPGSRVSSRASLYGASENTAPSAKSVPGPGSSRPPDAGDRGH, encoded by the exons atGGCTCCCAAGAAGAAGCTCGGGACCAGCGCGGGGCGCCGGCCGGGCGCGGCGGGAGACGGGGCCGAGCCGCCGTTGTCGGAGCGCGCGCAGTACCTGCAGCGCGAGTACACGCTGCTCTCGGAGCAGCTGGACGCCTGCGAAGCGCGCGTGGACCAGGTGCTGCAGGAGAACGCCTTCCTGGACCGCGAGGCGCTGCGCTTGCGCGAGGAGAATCGGCTCTACGCCAGCTACATGAGCGCGCGCGCGCAGCGCTGCGCCCACGCCGTCGTCCGGCTGGAAGAGCAGAACCGCGTGGACCTGACCCAGATCCACGGGCAGCGGGCCGAGCTGGAGGCGCTCTACCGCGGGCGCGAGAACGGAGTGCGCGCGCAGCTGCTGGAGATGGAGGCGCGCGCGGCGCGGATGGCGCGGCAGGTGCAGGAGCTGCAGCCCTACAAG GAGCTGCAGCTGGAGCAGTTGGCCCGGATCCGGGCGCTGGAGCGCGAGCTGCTGCACATGCGCGTGGATCACACGCAGCTGCTTCACCGTGTGAAAAGGCGCTTCCTGGAGGACAAGGCGGCCTTCGAGCGCGAGGCGCGCCAGCGCGTGCAGTCCTTGGGGCGGCGCGCGGAGCGAGAGGCGGCGCGCGCGCTCGTCGCGCACACGCAGGCCATCAAGGCTGACAACGCGCGCCTGCGGCAGGAGCTGCTGCGGCTGCTTCGCTGGGCCCAGCTGCTGCATGACACGCGGCGCCAGCTGCTGGAGCAGCGTGAACAGCTGCGGCGCGAGCACGAGGACACTTGGGACCTGGCGCGTGTGCATGGCTGGCTGCGCCGGGGCCCAGGGGGCCCGCCGCTCtggcggccgccgccgccgccgccgccgccagcgcGGCCCGCCTCGCATCAGGGGTCCTTGGCCGCCTCCACAGCCCCATCGCGCGGGGCCTCCCAGACCCCGACATGGCTCCCGCGGGTGGGCTCCAGGGCCCCATCACAGGCCCCTTCGAGGGAGGGTTCAGGGGCTTCATTCCAGGCCCCGTTGCGCGCGGGCTCCCACTTCCTGGCCTCGACCCCGTCCCACCCCGGCTCTCGGGTCGCGTCCTCGACCCCATCCCGCCCGGGCTCCCGGGTCCCATCCTCGGTCCCGTCGCGCCCAGGCTCCCGGGTCTCTTCGCGGGCCTCGTTATACGGGGCCTCAGAGAATACCGCCCCCTCTGCCAAGTCTGTCCCGGGGCCAGGCTCTTCCCGTCCCCCAGACGCAGGAGACCGTGGACACTGA